From Myxococcus virescens:
TAACCCAGGGATGGCGCCCGTCCTGCTGCTGTCCGCGAATCCACAACGTCGCCAGTGAAGCGCTTCATCGGAGCCGAGACGGGCCACCCCATTCCCCCTGCCGTGATGCGCGGTGGGACGTGAGTCAAAGACGATGGATGCACAGGAGCGGAAGTCAGCCTATCGGCAGCGCGCGGAGCAGGGTGAGGCGGTGCCGGTGTCGGTGGAGCTGCCGGCGGACCTCGATACGCCGCTGTCGGCCTATCTGAAGCTGGGCGGTGGTTCGCGCGGCTTCATCCTCGAGTCGTGCTACGGCGGCGAGCAGTTCGGCCGCTACAGCCACATCGGCGCGGAGCCCGCGGGCCGCGTGCGGTTGGACCGGAACGGTGCCACCTTGTGGCGCGGCTCGCGCGAGGAGCGCCGGGACGGCAAGCCCCTGGACGTGCTGCGCCAGCTCTGGCGCGAGCTGGCCGTGGCCCGGCTTCCCGGTGAGGCGCCCTTCCTGGGCGGGCTCGTGGGGTACATGGGCTACAACTGCTTCTCGTGGCTGGAGCCCACGGTGCCGGACCGGCACCCCAGCGACATCTCCTTCCCGGACTCGGAATGGCTGGTGTGCGAGGACTTCGTCACGCACGACACCCGCACCGGGACGCTCAAGGCCACCGCCATTGCCCGGCCGTCGCTGCACGGCAGCGTGGCCGCCGCGCTGAAGGACGCGGAGGCGCGCGCGCAGGCCATGGCGGACCGGCTGCTGAAGCCGCTGTCTCCGGAGGCCTATGCGCCCGCGCCGCGCATGCGTGGGGACGTGGCGCCCACCGCGTGCTGGGACCGCGCGGGGTATGAGTCGGCGGTGGCACAGGCGCAGGAGTACATCCGCGCCGGAGACATCTTCCAGGTCGTGCTCGCGCGCCGCTTCGAATCCCGGGGCGCGCCGCCGCCGCTGTCGCTCTACCGCGCGCTGCGGCGGGTGAATCCATCGCCGTACCTCTTCCTCGTGGAGCTGGGCGAGGCCCGCGCGCTGGTGGGCGCGTCGCCGGAGTTGCTGGTGCAGGTGCGCGACGGGGACGTGGTGGTGCGGCCCATCGCCGGCACCCGGCGCCGTGGCGCGTCCGAGGCCGAGGACCTGGCCCTGGAGAAGGAGCTGCTCGCGGACGAGAAGGAGCGCGCCGAGCACATCATGCTGGTGGACCTGGGGCGCAACGACGTGGGCCGCGTGGCGGCGCCTGGCTCGGTGCGCGTCGAGGACATGATGCTCATCGAGCGCTACAGCCACGTGATGCACATCGTGTCGCAGGTGCGCGGCAAGCTCGACGCGAAGTACGACGCGCTGGATGCGCTGGCCAGCACCTTCCCCGCGGGCACGGTGTCGGGCGCGCCCAAGATTCGCGCGATGCAAATCATCGACGAGTTGGAGGTCCAGCGGCGCGGGCCCTACTCGGGCGCGGTGGGCTACCTGTCGTTCTGCGGCACGCTGGACGTGGCGATTGCGCTGCGCACCTTCTTCGTGGACGGAGACCGGACGATGTGGACCTCGGGCGCGGGAGTGGTCGCGGACTCGGTGCCGTCGAAGGAAGCGGACGAGACGGAAGCCAAGGCGGGTGCCATGGCCGCCGCGCTGCGGTTGGCGCGCGAGGGAGGTGGCCGGTGATTCTGGTCATCGACAACTACGACTCCTTCACCTTCAACCTCGTGCAGCTCCTGTACACGCTGG
This genomic window contains:
- a CDS encoding anthranilate synthase component I family protein — protein: MDAQERKSAYRQRAEQGEAVPVSVELPADLDTPLSAYLKLGGGSRGFILESCYGGEQFGRYSHIGAEPAGRVRLDRNGATLWRGSREERRDGKPLDVLRQLWRELAVARLPGEAPFLGGLVGYMGYNCFSWLEPTVPDRHPSDISFPDSEWLVCEDFVTHDTRTGTLKATAIARPSLHGSVAAALKDAEARAQAMADRLLKPLSPEAYAPAPRMRGDVAPTACWDRAGYESAVAQAQEYIRAGDIFQVVLARRFESRGAPPPLSLYRALRRVNPSPYLFLVELGEARALVGASPELLVQVRDGDVVVRPIAGTRRRGASEAEDLALEKELLADEKERAEHIMLVDLGRNDVGRVAAPGSVRVEDMMLIERYSHVMHIVSQVRGKLDAKYDALDALASTFPAGTVSGAPKIRAMQIIDELEVQRRGPYSGAVGYLSFCGTLDVAIALRTFFVDGDRTMWTSGAGVVADSVPSKEADETEAKAGAMAAALRLAREGGGR